A section of the Chryseobacterium scophthalmum genome encodes:
- a CDS encoding NAD(P)H-dependent oxidoreductase yields the protein MTTFSTSGSSGGFGLPNTKTLVIASHPYPSQSVVNRALQQTAQAIDGVQYRNLETLYGNDITNIDVVAERKAYEGMDRVVFMFPLHRFNLTPMLKAYLNEVWLHWGHYELRGKKMLVVVTAGLEARQYSHEGHIGLTINEILAPMRACANYMNMIYLEPLAFLGVTGADFFTIRSYQLQLKQRLSSND from the coding sequence ATGACAACATTTTCAACAAGCGGTTCATCGGGCGGTTTTGGATTACCGAATACAAAAACATTGGTAATTGCTTCTCACCCTTATCCCAGCCAATCTGTTGTAAACAGAGCATTACAGCAGACCGCCCAAGCTATAGACGGGGTGCAATATCGGAATTTAGAAACCCTATACGGTAATGATATAACCAACATAGATGTGGTTGCAGAACGTAAAGCATACGAGGGTATGGACAGGGTTGTTTTTATGTTTCCGCTTCATCGGTTCAATCTGACACCCATGCTGAAAGCCTATCTTAATGAGGTTTGGTTACATTGGGGTCATTACGAATTGAGAGGAAAAAAAATGTTAGTGGTAGTAACCGCAGGATTAGAAGCAAGGCAGTATTCACACGAGGGTCATATAGGACTTACAATTAATGAAATCTTAGCACCAATGAGAGCCTGTGCCAATTATATGAATATGATTTATTTAGAGCCATTAGCGTTTCTTGGCGTAACAGGAGCAGATTTTTTCACAATTCGTTCATACCAGCTTCAACTTAAACAAAGACTTAGCAGCAATGATTAA
- a CDS encoding RteC domain-containing protein yields the protein MEKFYSETLHKLETSINELEIEADCSIQRVETIIQLIIQTLSDLKKFVLKRGFKNADEEIHFFKHQKPVIVAKLIYYNAVYKIETKKPNGTKPIRKYLNEELNKLKRYFDNNLEFYKYYRTNNSFIDDKLFIRGKYDIKLSLDTIYFETDHRFSTIADYKAAKILANDLIQVYIEDQLNNNNQKTPSNSFSLNWEESKTALTELVYALHSQGAFGNADIIAIAKTFESTFNISLGDFYHTFMELKARKINRTKFLDSLKESLLKKMDEEDEI from the coding sequence ATGGAAAAATTTTACAGTGAAACGCTTCATAAGCTGGAAACATCAATCAATGAATTGGAGATTGAAGCCGATTGTTCAATACAACGGGTAGAAACCATAATTCAACTTATTATCCAAACCCTGTCCGATTTAAAGAAGTTTGTTTTAAAACGAGGGTTTAAAAATGCTGATGAGGAAATCCATTTTTTCAAACATCAGAAACCTGTTATTGTTGCAAAGCTCATTTACTACAATGCCGTTTATAAAATCGAAACAAAAAAACCTAACGGAACTAAGCCTATCAGGAAATATCTCAATGAAGAATTGAACAAGCTCAAACGGTATTTCGACAACAATCTTGAATTTTATAAATACTACCGGACGAATAACTCATTTATTGATGATAAGCTATTTATCAGGGGGAAATATGATATAAAATTGAGCTTAGACACCATTTATTTTGAAACCGACCATAGATTTTCTACCATAGCCGATTACAAAGCAGCCAAGATACTGGCAAACGATTTAATACAAGTTTATATTGAAGACCAACTGAATAATAACAATCAGAAGACACCATCTAACAGCTTCTCTTTAAATTGGGAAGAGAGCAAAACAGCACTAACAGAATTAGTTTATGCACTGCATTCGCAAGGTGCATTTGGCAATGCAGATATAATAGCCATCGCCAAAACATTTGAAAGTACATTTAATATTAGTTTGGGCGATTTCTATCATACGTTTATGGAACTTAAAGCCCGAAAAATAAACCGCACCAAATTCCTTGACAGCCTAAAAGAAAGCCTGCTAAAAAAAATGGACGAAGAGGACGAAATATAA
- a CDS encoding NAD(P)H-dependent oxidoreductase: MGVVENLKWRYATKKFKEDKKLSNKQLNYLKEAVRLSVSAFGLQLYKVLVISDPELKKAIQPICGDQTQIPTCSHLFIFCNYKNYKDSFIDDYILRLETEQKGISTTILEDRRSFVKGRVLQKTPTELKGWLERQPYLAVSSLLMACAEQQIDACPIEGFTNEAVNEYFDLDSKNLNAVVMVATGFRAEDDSAQHRPKIRKSQKDLFEVVGK; the protein is encoded by the coding sequence ATGGGAGTAGTAGAAAACCTTAAATGGAGATATGCCACCAAAAAATTTAAAGAGGATAAGAAATTAAGCAATAAGCAGCTTAATTACTTAAAAGAAGCAGTACGCTTGTCTGTTTCGGCTTTTGGTTTACAATTATATAAAGTATTGGTTATATCAGACCCCGAACTAAAGAAAGCGATACAGCCGATTTGTGGCGACCAAACTCAAATACCGACTTGTTCGCACTTGTTCATTTTTTGTAATTACAAGAATTACAAAGACAGTTTTATAGATGATTACATCCTGCGACTTGAAACGGAGCAAAAAGGAATATCAACAACAATCCTTGAAGACCGCAGAAGTTTTGTAAAAGGCAGGGTTTTACAGAAGACACCCACAGAGTTGAAAGGTTGGCTTGAAAGGCAGCCATATTTGGCAGTTTCCAGCCTCTTAATGGCTTGTGCAGAACAACAGATAGATGCCTGCCCGATTGAGGGATTTACCAATGAGGCAGTAAATGAGTATTTTGATTTAGACAGCAAAAATCTAAATGCCGTAGTAATGGTAGCAACAGGTTTCAGAGCCGAAGATGATAGCGCACAGCACCGACCAAAAATCAGAAAATCGCAGAAAGATTTATTTGAAGTCGTTGGAAAATGA